A genomic stretch from Bordetella sp. N includes:
- a CDS encoding heavy metal translocating P-type ATPase encodes MTRLLINQMDCPTEETLIRRKLGAMPDVRQLHFNLMQRVLTVVHATPALPSVEAAIKDLGMTPTVLEGMEAPTPAAAPTRWRGLVAGGVLAALAEIAHFAGNPMLGPVPLSALLALLAVLACGLTTYRKGWIAIRHGNLNINALMSIAVTGAAAIGQWPEAAMVMFLFNVAELIEARSLDRARNAVRGLLDLAPATATARQADGSWREVPAADLKVDDVVRVRPGERIAADGVLVSGASAVDQSPITGESLPAEKTVGDPVYAATVNTHGAFEYRVSAAAGNSTLARIIHAVEQAQGARAPTQRFIDRFSRIYTPAVVVLAALVAIVPPLAFGQAWAVAIYRALTLLIIACPCALVISTPVSVVSGLTAAARRGILIKGGAYLENGRRLRWLALDKTGTITHGRPVLTDLLPLDGTSDETARHLATSLAARSDHPVSLAIAAGAAGVADVADFAALPGRGTRGVIDGVTYHLGNARLMRELGLETPALTQALEALQSQGKTAVVLADARRALAIAAVADTVKPASRQAIADLHALGVRTLMLSGDNHAAARAIADQVGIDEARGEQLPEHKLQALEERAGEGLVGMVGDGINDAPALARADIGFAMGAAGTGTAIETADVALMDDDLRKIGEFLRLSRATHRVLVQNIVLALGIKVVFLALTMAGAATLWMAVFADVGASLLVVANGLRLLRTGDGRLAHGGAKTAAMQTSAA; translated from the coding sequence TTGACCCGTCTGCTGATCAACCAGATGGACTGCCCCACCGAAGAAACGCTGATCCGCCGCAAGCTCGGCGCGATGCCCGACGTCCGGCAGTTGCACTTCAACCTGATGCAGCGGGTGCTGACCGTCGTCCACGCCACCCCGGCCCTGCCATCGGTGGAAGCCGCCATCAAGGACCTGGGCATGACCCCCACCGTGCTGGAAGGCATGGAAGCGCCGACACCGGCCGCCGCCCCCACCCGCTGGCGCGGCCTGGTGGCCGGCGGCGTGCTCGCGGCCCTGGCGGAAATCGCGCACTTTGCCGGCAACCCGATGTTGGGTCCCGTGCCGCTGAGCGCCCTGCTCGCGCTGCTGGCCGTGCTGGCCTGCGGCCTGACCACCTATCGCAAGGGCTGGATCGCCATCCGCCACGGCAATCTGAACATCAACGCCTTGATGAGCATCGCCGTGACCGGTGCCGCCGCCATCGGCCAATGGCCGGAAGCCGCCATGGTCATGTTCCTGTTCAACGTCGCGGAGCTGATCGAAGCCCGTTCCCTGGACCGCGCGCGCAATGCCGTGCGCGGCCTGCTGGATCTCGCCCCCGCCACGGCCACCGCCCGCCAGGCGGATGGCAGTTGGCGCGAAGTACCGGCGGCTGACCTGAAGGTCGACGACGTGGTCCGCGTGCGCCCCGGCGAACGTATCGCCGCCGACGGCGTGCTGGTATCCGGCGCATCGGCCGTCGACCAATCGCCCATCACCGGTGAAAGCCTGCCCGCTGAAAAGACCGTGGGCGATCCCGTCTACGCGGCCACGGTGAACACCCATGGCGCTTTCGAATACCGCGTCAGCGCCGCCGCCGGCAACAGCACCTTGGCGCGCATCATCCATGCGGTCGAGCAGGCCCAGGGCGCGCGGGCGCCCACGCAGCGCTTCATCGATCGCTTCTCCCGCATCTACACGCCGGCCGTGGTGGTCCTGGCGGCGTTGGTGGCCATCGTGCCGCCCCTGGCCTTCGGCCAGGCCTGGGCTGTCGCCATCTATCGCGCGCTGACCTTGCTGATCATCGCCTGCCCCTGCGCGCTGGTGATCTCGACCCCGGTCAGCGTGGTCAGCGGGCTGACGGCCGCCGCGCGGCGCGGCATCCTGATCAAGGGTGGCGCCTACCTGGAAAACGGCCGCCGCCTGCGCTGGCTGGCGCTGGACAAGACCGGCACGATCACGCACGGCCGCCCGGTGCTGACCGACCTGCTGCCCCTGGACGGGACGTCCGATGAGACCGCGCGCCACCTGGCCACCAGCCTGGCCGCCCGCTCGGACCACCCGGTGTCCCTGGCCATCGCGGCCGGCGCCGCTGGCGTGGCTGACGTCGCCGACTTCGCGGCACTGCCCGGGCGGGGGACGCGTGGCGTCATCGACGGCGTCACCTATCACCTGGGCAATGCCCGCCTGATGCGCGAGCTGGGCCTGGAGACACCCGCGCTGACGCAAGCGCTGGAAGCGCTGCAAAGCCAGGGCAAGACGGCCGTGGTGCTGGCCGATGCCCGACGCGCGCTGGCGATCGCGGCCGTGGCCGATACGGTCAAGCCGGCCAGCCGCCAGGCCATCGCCGACCTGCATGCCTTGGGCGTGCGCACCTTGATGCTCAGCGGCGACAACCATGCGGCCGCGCGCGCCATCGCGGATCAAGTGGGCATCGACGAAGCCCGTGGCGAGCAGTTGCCCGAGCATAAGTTGCAGGCGCTGGAAGAGCGCGCGGGCGAAGGCCTGGTGGGCATGGTGGGCGACGGCATCAACGACGCCCCCGCGCTGGCCCGCGCCGACATCGGTTTCGCCATGGGCGCGGCCGGCACCGGCACGGCCATCGAGACCGCCGACGTGGCGCTGATGGACGACGACCTGCGCAAGATCGGCGAATTCCTGCGCTTGTCGCGCGCCACGCATCGCGTGCTGGTGCAGAACATCGTGCTGGCCTTGGGGATCAAGGTGGTCTTCCTGGCGCTGACCATGGCTGGGGCCGCCACGCTGTGGATGGCGGTCTTCGCGGATGTCGGCGCCAGCCTGCTGGTGGTGGCCAACGGCCTGCGCCTGCTGCGCACCGGCGACGGACGCCTGGCTCATGGCGGCGCAAAAACCGCCGCCATGCAGACCTCGGCGGCATAA
- a CDS encoding MmgE/PrpD family protein, with product MDDLNAWKTLAARHRGITLELAAFIADLRPADVPASTRQVLESAVIDTIGCGLYGLATPWGRIMRDYAHDRGGPAEAGLWGGQARVSVNHAVLAAGTAIHGFDFDDHSRAKIHPGAVVLPVVLALGEREGSSGATALAAMTAGYETMNRVSLGANPSRARMRGWHLTGTTGTLAAAAAASVMLGLDTETTASALGLAGTQSAGLWAFTADGGMSKRLHPGRSAEAGVAAALLAQRGFRGPHYILEAEDGGLLFGMSDDPRPDRVVAGLGEEWHTDATCFKPYACCGSNHACVDAALALKREHGVRGSDIARIVTGIPSVVRTQTGFNYKADSVLNAQMSLRYNVAVALVDGQAYLEQFTQERIVDPEVVDLAMRVDIEIDAEIDQAYPRVYGGKVTLILRDGRTLERRVDYSLGMPENPMPRADIIAKYRSLAHHAVGAEAGDGILLLAAGIFDAPTLAPLGAALAAAEVRDGVAVEEAM from the coding sequence ATGGATGACTTGAACGCATGGAAAACGCTGGCCGCGCGGCATCGCGGTATCACGCTTGAATTGGCGGCCTTCATCGCGGACCTGCGGCCGGCGGATGTCCCGGCTTCGACGCGGCAGGTGCTGGAGAGCGCGGTGATCGACACCATCGGCTGTGGCCTGTACGGCTTGGCCACGCCCTGGGGCCGCATCATGCGGGACTACGCGCATGACCGCGGCGGTCCGGCCGAAGCCGGGCTGTGGGGCGGGCAGGCGCGGGTCAGCGTGAACCACGCCGTGCTGGCGGCGGGCACGGCGATCCATGGTTTCGACTTCGACGACCACAGCCGCGCCAAGATCCATCCCGGCGCCGTGGTCCTGCCGGTGGTGCTGGCACTGGGCGAACGCGAGGGCAGCAGCGGGGCCACCGCGCTGGCGGCCATGACGGCTGGCTATGAAACCATGAACCGCGTCAGCCTGGGCGCCAATCCCAGCCGCGCGCGCATGAGGGGCTGGCACCTGACGGGCACGACCGGCACCTTGGCGGCGGCCGCCGCCGCCAGCGTGATGCTGGGGCTGGATACGGAAACCACGGCCAGCGCCTTGGGCCTGGCCGGGACCCAGTCCGCTGGGTTATGGGCCTTTACCGCGGATGGCGGCATGAGCAAACGGCTGCATCCGGGGCGCTCGGCGGAAGCGGGTGTGGCGGCGGCCTTGCTGGCTCAACGGGGTTTTCGCGGGCCGCATTACATCCTTGAAGCGGAGGACGGCGGCCTGCTGTTCGGCATGTCGGATGATCCGCGGCCGGATCGGGTGGTGGCGGGTCTGGGCGAGGAGTGGCATACGGATGCCACCTGCTTCAAGCCCTATGCCTGTTGCGGCAGCAATCATGCCTGCGTGGATGCGGCCCTCGCGCTCAAGCGCGAACACGGTGTTCGCGGCAGCGACATCGCGCGCATCGTCACGGGCATACCCAGCGTGGTCAGGACGCAGACCGGTTTCAACTACAAGGCCGATTCGGTGCTCAACGCGCAGATGAGCCTGCGCTACAACGTGGCGGTGGCGTTGGTGGACGGGCAGGCTTATCTGGAGCAGTTCACGCAGGAACGCATCGTGGATCCCGAAGTGGTGGATCTGGCGATGCGGGTGGACATCGAGATCGATGCGGAGATCGACCAGGCGTATCCGCGCGTGTATGGCGGCAAGGTCACCTTGATCTTGCGCGATGGCCGGACCTTGGAGCGGCGGGTCGATTATTCCCTGGGCATGCCGGAGAATCCGATGCCGCGCGCCGACATCATCGCTAAATACCGATCTTTGGCGCATCACGCGGTGGGTGCCGAGGCGGGCGATGGGATCTTGCTGCTGGCGGCTGGAATCTTCGATGCGCCGACACTCGCACCTTTGGGTGCGGCACTGGCCGCCGCCGAGGTGCGGGATGGCGTGGCCGTGGAAGAGGCGATGTAG
- a CDS encoding tripartite tricarboxylate transporter substrate binding protein has product MLDILKGFSASLATVVAATLTPAVAWSADAYPSKPIHLVVGFPPGGSNDIVARLLAPKLGQILGTSVVVENRAGANAIIGTEYVARAAPDGYTITLGSASPLAISPHTYSNMPYDPVKDLTGITTVAATAELIAINPKLPARNLQELVALAKKQDVTLASSGNGGLPHLAIELFKTASKGRIVHVPYKGAGPAMTDAVGGHVDGIIMDVPALYTMVAEGKLRPIAVTDNHRAPVLPSVPTSVEDGMPSVLAFNWFAVMAPAKTPAPVVDKLYKALVQTVNDSEVKAGLAKLGIEPYTQASPQAFSAFLKTELTRWGEVARASGANAD; this is encoded by the coding sequence ATGCTGGACATCCTCAAAGGCTTTTCCGCGTCGCTGGCCACGGTCGTGGCCGCCACCCTGACGCCGGCGGTCGCATGGTCCGCGGACGCCTATCCGTCCAAGCCCATCCATCTGGTGGTCGGTTTTCCGCCGGGCGGGTCCAACGACATCGTCGCCCGCCTGCTGGCGCCCAAGCTGGGGCAGATCCTTGGGACCAGCGTGGTGGTCGAGAACCGCGCGGGAGCCAATGCCATCATCGGCACCGAGTACGTGGCGCGCGCCGCGCCGGACGGCTATACGATCACACTGGGCAGCGCGAGTCCGCTGGCGATCAGCCCGCATACGTACAGCAATATGCCCTACGACCCGGTCAAGGATCTGACCGGCATCACTACCGTGGCGGCCACGGCCGAGTTGATCGCCATCAATCCCAAGCTGCCGGCCAGGAATCTGCAGGAGCTGGTCGCGCTGGCGAAGAAACAGGACGTGACGCTGGCGTCATCGGGCAATGGCGGCTTGCCGCATCTGGCCATCGAGCTGTTCAAGACCGCATCGAAGGGGCGCATCGTGCACGTGCCGTACAAGGGTGCGGGTCCCGCGATGACGGACGCGGTAGGCGGTCACGTCGACGGCATCATCATGGACGTGCCGGCGCTTTACACGATGGTGGCGGAAGGCAAGCTAAGGCCGATCGCGGTAACCGACAACCACCGTGCACCCGTCCTGCCGTCCGTGCCGACGTCGGTGGAGGACGGCATGCCATCGGTGCTGGCCTTCAACTGGTTCGCCGTGATGGCGCCGGCCAAGACGCCGGCGCCCGTGGTGGACAAGCTCTACAAGGCTCTGGTGCAGACCGTGAACGATAGCGAGGTGAAGGCAGGACTGGCCAAGCTGGGCATCGAACCCTACACGCAGGCATCGCCGCAGGCCTTCTCCGCTTTCCTGAAAACCGAGCTCACGCGCTGGGGCGAAGTAGCCCGCGCGTCGGGCGCCAATGCGGACTGA
- a CDS encoding MmgE/PrpD family protein yields the protein MTATLSERIADHFTAYDYEKVPAATRHAVKRLLLDYLGVALAGSQTGSGQVARRYAGSMGGHAQSTLVGDRTRVPAMQAAFANAISSHSVELDDIDVLALFHFSPPVYSAALASAEQAGASGKDLLTALAAGCEMMERVSKAANSSLRNRGYHTTPTCGIFGATVATAKILGLSAEQLVSALGLAGAQSGGLMEMYGPSMQKRFNPGPAARSGHTSATMAQLGFTGAATIFDGERGFLAAFTDANQPDELVAGLDQDYLLEIEFKPYSCARPIHNAIDCALEIRRKHAPDPKRVKSIEMARHPDWALYHQNARPRTYHEAQVSLPYSVAVALTDGQALFGQYNNQRLEEPLLRELSDLVRITVDDSLPRGVSCRMTLETTDGARHVSQVDYPKGSIQNSMSDDELRAKFDSLAVPVIGAAQAARLADNVADIENCSDVRQLMELTMASAK from the coding sequence ATGACCGCCACACTTTCCGAACGCATCGCCGACCACTTCACCGCCTACGACTACGAGAAGGTGCCCGCTGCCACGCGCCACGCCGTCAAGCGCTTGTTGCTCGACTATCTGGGCGTGGCCTTGGCCGGCAGCCAGACGGGTAGCGGCCAGGTGGCGCGGCGTTACGCCGGCTCGATGGGCGGCCATGCCCAATCCACCCTGGTGGGCGATCGCACGCGAGTGCCGGCCATGCAGGCGGCGTTCGCCAACGCGATTTCCTCGCACAGCGTGGAACTGGACGACATCGACGTGCTGGCGCTTTTCCATTTCAGCCCGCCGGTTTATTCGGCGGCGCTGGCCAGTGCCGAGCAGGCCGGCGCCAGCGGCAAGGATCTGCTGACCGCGCTGGCGGCCGGCTGCGAGATGATGGAACGCGTCAGCAAGGCGGCCAATTCGTCCTTGCGCAATCGCGGGTATCACACTACGCCCACCTGCGGCATCTTCGGCGCGACCGTGGCCACGGCCAAGATACTGGGGCTGTCCGCCGAACAGCTGGTGTCCGCGCTTGGGCTGGCCGGCGCGCAGTCGGGCGGCCTGATGGAGATGTACGGCCCGTCCATGCAGAAGCGTTTCAATCCGGGCCCGGCCGCGCGCAGCGGCCATACGTCCGCCACCATGGCGCAGCTCGGGTTCACGGGCGCGGCCACCATCTTCGACGGTGAGCGGGGCTTCCTGGCGGCCTTCACCGACGCGAATCAGCCCGATGAATTGGTCGCCGGCCTGGACCAGGACTATCTGCTGGAGATCGAATTCAAACCGTATTCCTGCGCGCGGCCCATCCACAACGCCATCGACTGCGCCCTGGAGATCCGTCGCAAGCATGCGCCCGATCCCAAACGGGTGAAGTCCATCGAGATGGCGCGCCATCCCGACTGGGCGCTGTATCACCAGAACGCGCGTCCGCGTACGTATCACGAGGCACAGGTCAGCCTGCCGTATTCCGTGGCGGTGGCGCTGACCGACGGCCAGGCCCTGTTCGGGCAATACAACAACCAGCGTCTGGAAGAGCCGCTGCTGCGCGAGCTGTCCGACCTGGTCCGCATCACGGTGGACGACAGCCTGCCGCGTGGCGTGTCCTGCCGTATGACCCTGGAAACGACGGATGGTGCGCGCCATGTGTCGCAAGTAGATTATCCGAAGGGCTCCATACAGAACTCGATGTCGGATGACGAACTGCGCGCCAAGTTCGACAGCCTGGCCGTGCCGGTCATCGGCGCGGCCCAGGCCGCGCGCCTGGCGGACAACGTGGCCGATATCGAGAATTGCAGCGACGTGCGGCAGCTGATGGAGCTGACCATGGCGTCCGCGAAGTAG
- a CDS encoding MmgE/PrpD family protein has protein sequence MSSSQPPLLENATRDLAAFAAGIRYEDLPPEVVDRIKSSVLDSIGCCLFGATLPWTAHVQAMVEEEGATPVASLFGSGRKTSVSQAVLVNATAGHAFELDDIHKESIVHPGSIATPVGLALAERDGGWSGRDLITAMAAGYEIGTRVGNAATMRLFFRGFHPQGSSGVFVGAATAGRALGLNAGRMQHALGIAGSQAGGLMAAQEGAMVKRFHSGRAAQSGVYSALLARRDFTGITDVLEASYGGYLSTYSGEPNAARLTDGLGQEWETAKIGYKPHASVTSIHAALDALAQVMRENDLRPDDIEHLDVGVSHMTFVHCAWDYKAQGVTAAQMNLYYGLAVIAHDGVAFVSQYRQDRLADPRLLDFITRIHARTEERFDTMGPAFRHAAVVTVRTRDGRSLTHEILNRRGSPENPISAADVEYKFRNVVESCLSAADIDKVVRWSKDLERLDDLDPLIRLLAAPRA, from the coding sequence ATGAGCAGTTCACAACCGCCCTTGCTGGAAAACGCCACACGCGACCTGGCGGCTTTCGCCGCCGGCATCCGCTACGAGGATCTGCCGCCGGAGGTGGTGGACCGGATCAAGAGCAGCGTGCTGGACAGCATCGGATGTTGCCTTTTCGGCGCGACGTTGCCCTGGACCGCGCACGTGCAGGCCATGGTGGAGGAAGAGGGCGCGACACCGGTGGCATCGCTGTTCGGCAGCGGCCGCAAGACGTCGGTGTCGCAGGCGGTGCTGGTCAATGCGACGGCGGGCCATGCTTTCGAGCTGGATGACATCCATAAGGAGTCCATCGTTCATCCCGGCTCCATCGCGACGCCGGTGGGCCTGGCCTTGGCGGAGCGCGACGGCGGCTGGAGCGGCCGCGACCTGATCACCGCGATGGCCGCCGGCTACGAAATCGGCACCCGCGTGGGCAACGCCGCGACGATGCGCCTGTTCTTCCGCGGCTTTCATCCGCAGGGCAGTTCCGGTGTGTTCGTGGGCGCGGCGACGGCGGGCCGGGCGTTGGGACTCAACGCGGGCCGCATGCAGCATGCGCTGGGCATCGCGGGTTCGCAGGCGGGCGGCTTGATGGCGGCGCAGGAAGGCGCCATGGTCAAGCGTTTCCATTCGGGCCGCGCCGCCCAGAGCGGTGTCTATTCCGCCTTGCTGGCACGGCGCGATTTCACCGGCATCACCGATGTGCTGGAGGCGAGCTACGGCGGCTATCTGAGTACCTATTCCGGCGAGCCCAATGCCGCGCGCCTGACGGACGGCCTGGGACAGGAATGGGAAACCGCCAAGATCGGCTACAAGCCGCACGCCAGCGTGACCAGCATCCACGCGGCGCTGGACGCGCTGGCGCAGGTGATGCGCGAGAACGATTTGCGGCCCGACGATATCGAACACCTGGATGTCGGCGTCAGCCACATGACCTTCGTGCATTGCGCGTGGGACTACAAGGCGCAGGGTGTCACGGCCGCGCAGATGAATCTCTATTACGGCCTGGCGGTGATTGCCCACGATGGCGTGGCCTTCGTCAGCCAATACCGCCAGGACCGCCTGGCCGATCCGCGCCTGCTGGATTTCATCACCCGCATCCATGCTCGCACGGAAGAGCGCTTCGACACCATGGGCCCTGCCTTCCGGCACGCCGCCGTGGTGACGGTACGCACGCGCGACGGCCGCAGCTTGACGCACGAAATCCTCAACCGGCGCGGCAGCCCGGAAAACCCGATCAGCGCGGCGGACGTGGAATACAAATTCCGCAATGTCGTCGAGTCCTGCCTGAGCGCCGCCGACATCGACAAGGTAGTGCGCTGGTCCAAGGATCTTGAACGCCTGGATGACCTGGATCCCTTGATTCGCCTGCTGGCCGCCCCGCGCGCCTGA
- a CDS encoding tripartite tricarboxylate transporter substrate binding protein, producing MPSITRYLSCLATGLMLAGAAASTAHAADKYPERPIRLLVAFPAGGSADIVARMVTQKVNELSGYNFVVENRPGAGGNLAFDATATAPADGYTLLFSTPGIAINPSLYRKVEYKLSDFKPIALVGEAPLVLMVRPDLPAKSMQELIQLSKQKPDAVRFASSGNGSSSHLAAEVLRSMSGLQYLHVPYKGGSAAVTDMIGNRVDMTVLPISESMPYIRDNRLRALGQTGAQRSPIAPDVPTMAEGGVQGYSVTTWYMLLGPAKLPDAIATQLAQKFDQALKDEDLRKRLTNAGVSIINQGPAQTAVFLKEESVKWSKAIAASGTHIE from the coding sequence ATGCCGAGCATTACCCGCTATCTCAGCTGTCTCGCCACCGGCCTGATGCTGGCCGGCGCCGCCGCATCAACCGCCCACGCGGCGGACAAATACCCCGAACGCCCCATCCGCCTGCTGGTGGCCTTTCCCGCCGGGGGCAGCGCCGACATCGTGGCGCGCATGGTCACGCAGAAGGTCAACGAGCTGTCCGGCTACAACTTCGTGGTGGAGAACCGCCCGGGGGCGGGCGGCAACCTCGCGTTCGACGCCACGGCCACCGCGCCGGCGGACGGCTATACCTTGCTGTTCAGCACGCCGGGCATCGCCATCAATCCCAGCCTGTACCGAAAGGTTGAATACAAGCTGAGCGACTTCAAGCCCATCGCCCTGGTCGGCGAGGCGCCCCTGGTGCTGATGGTGCGGCCGGACCTGCCCGCCAAATCCATGCAGGAACTGATCCAGCTCAGCAAGCAGAAGCCGGACGCGGTGCGCTTCGCCAGTTCCGGCAACGGCAGCTCGTCGCATCTGGCCGCCGAGGTCCTGCGGTCCATGTCGGGCCTGCAATATCTGCACGTGCCCTACAAGGGCGGCTCGGCGGCCGTCACCGACATGATAGGCAACCGGGTCGACATGACGGTGCTGCCGATCTCCGAAAGCATGCCCTATATCCGCGACAACCGTTTGCGCGCGCTGGGCCAGACCGGCGCGCAGCGCTCGCCGATCGCGCCGGACGTCCCGACCATGGCCGAAGGCGGTGTCCAGGGCTACTCGGTGACCACCTGGTACATGCTGCTCGGGCCGGCTAAGCTGCCCGATGCAATCGCCACGCAGCTGGCGCAGAAGTTCGATCAGGCCTTGAAAGACGAGGACCTGCGCAAGCGGCTGACCAATGCGGGCGTGAGCATCATCAACCAGGGGCCTGCCCAGACCGCCGTATTCCTCAAGGAGGAATCCGTGAAATGGTCCAAGGCCATCGCGGCTTCGGGCACGCACATCGAATGA
- a CDS encoding N-acyl homoserine lactonase family protein, with translation MTPNDTQALPEYEVYAIRYATRDARRQNNFIGGDPHDGPMPMDYYVWLIRGHGQLFVVDTGFGPDVAAKRGRSLLRTPAEGLALLDVDAATVPEVILTHLHYDHVGTFDAFTAARFHLQDAEMEYATGRHMRHKQFNHGYEVDEVTGMVRLVFQDRVVFHAGEAELAPGISVHRIGGHTNGLQCVRVHTRRGWVVLASDTSHYYEHFQKKRVFTTCFHIGDAIEGYLTLQRLADSPEHIVPGHDPEVMRRYPPAAADLVDIAVRLDAEPLA, from the coding sequence ATGACGCCCAACGACACGCAAGCCTTGCCTGAATACGAGGTCTACGCCATCCGCTACGCCACGCGGGACGCGCGCCGCCAGAACAATTTCATCGGCGGCGATCCGCACGACGGGCCGATGCCCATGGACTACTACGTCTGGCTGATTCGCGGCCATGGCCAGCTGTTCGTGGTCGACACGGGCTTCGGACCCGACGTGGCCGCCAAGCGAGGCCGCAGCTTGCTGCGCACGCCTGCCGAGGGCCTGGCCCTGCTGGATGTCGACGCGGCCACGGTGCCCGAAGTGATCCTTACGCACCTGCACTACGACCACGTCGGCACCTTCGATGCCTTCACCGCCGCGCGCTTCCATCTGCAGGATGCCGAAATGGAATACGCCACCGGCCGCCATATGCGCCACAAGCAGTTCAACCATGGCTATGAGGTGGACGAAGTGACGGGGATGGTGCGCCTGGTCTTCCAGGATCGCGTGGTGTTCCATGCAGGCGAAGCCGAGTTGGCGCCGGGCATCAGCGTGCATCGTATCGGCGGTCACACCAATGGCTTGCAGTGCGTGCGCGTGCACACCCGGCGCGGCTGGGTGGTGCTGGCGTCGGACACCAGCCATTACTACGAGCACTTCCAGAAGAAGCGCGTGTTCACGACCTGCTTCCATATTGGCGATGCGATCGAGGGGTATCTGACCCTGCAGCGCCTGGCGGACAGCCCGGAGCACATCGTGCCGGGGCACGACCCCGAGGTGATGCGCCGCTATCCGCCGGCCGCGGCGGACCTGGTCGATATCGCGGTCAGGCTGGACGCGGAGCCCCTGGCCTGA